The Polyangium spumosum genome includes a window with the following:
- a CDS encoding phytoene desaturase family protein — protein MTRSHDAIFIGGGHNALIAAAYLARAGWSVLVLEKNDRPGGFVRTEELTLPGFVHDTYATAHPLFVTGPAYAELRDELEARGLHYLNCDIPAGVSMPGGRSSVLFRDPAASVAELDRLAPGDGAAFMKLIEGFSAHAGSIFPLFSMNLASPEANAFIRKLMLGEGGLGLSSFAADFMMSARDLLETRFRSEVFRGLISPWLLHAGRGPEEPNSAFWLTLFLLSVLSGGVPTPAGGSEMLVKALVRLIEDHGGEIRSHCAVERILVEGGEARGVVTADGERYHARRAVIASTNPDQLYLKLLAGTGVVHPEIERQAKGFRYGRGAVQVHLALSAPPDFPDERLRRGGLVHLTTGLDGLSRAINEAARGLLPAEPTISFDVPSALDPARVPPGKAVARLQMLEVPRRARGDAAGLIDVGDGVWNDDLKNRFADRVLEIAAKHVPNLKSSILARRVIGPADLARFNPNAGDGDPYGGAHDLAQSYFLRPIAGQPSHRTQVPNLYMIGAATWPGHGVGGGSGYIVAKQLLA, from the coding sequence ATGACGAGATCTCATGACGCGATTTTCATCGGCGGCGGCCACAATGCGCTCATCGCCGCCGCTTACCTCGCGCGGGCGGGGTGGAGCGTGCTGGTCCTCGAGAAGAACGACAGGCCCGGCGGCTTCGTACGCACGGAGGAGCTCACCCTGCCGGGATTCGTCCACGACACCTATGCCACGGCCCACCCGCTCTTCGTCACGGGGCCTGCGTATGCGGAGCTCCGCGACGAGCTCGAGGCGCGTGGCCTCCATTATCTCAATTGCGACATCCCCGCGGGCGTCTCCATGCCCGGCGGGCGCAGCTCCGTCCTCTTCCGCGACCCGGCGGCGAGCGTCGCGGAGCTCGACCGCCTCGCGCCCGGCGACGGCGCGGCATTCATGAAGCTGATCGAGGGTTTTTCGGCCCACGCGGGGTCGATCTTCCCTCTGTTCTCCATGAACCTCGCGTCCCCCGAGGCGAATGCATTCATCCGGAAGCTCATGCTCGGCGAAGGCGGGCTGGGCCTCTCGTCCTTCGCGGCCGATTTCATGATGTCGGCGCGGGACCTCCTGGAGACGCGCTTCCGATCCGAGGTGTTTCGTGGCTTGATCTCGCCCTGGCTCCTCCACGCCGGGCGCGGCCCCGAGGAGCCGAACAGCGCCTTCTGGCTCACGCTTTTTCTCCTGTCCGTGCTGAGCGGCGGCGTGCCCACGCCGGCGGGAGGGAGCGAGATGCTCGTCAAGGCGCTCGTCCGGCTGATCGAGGACCATGGCGGCGAGATTCGATCCCATTGCGCCGTCGAGCGTATCCTCGTCGAAGGGGGCGAGGCGAGGGGGGTCGTCACGGCCGATGGGGAGAGGTACCACGCGCGGCGCGCCGTGATCGCCTCGACGAACCCCGATCAGCTCTATCTGAAGCTCCTCGCGGGTACGGGCGTGGTGCACCCGGAGATCGAGCGGCAAGCGAAGGGGTTTCGTTATGGTCGAGGCGCGGTGCAGGTCCACCTGGCGCTCTCCGCGCCGCCCGATTTCCCGGACGAACGCCTCCGGAGAGGCGGCCTCGTCCACCTCACGACGGGCCTCGACGGCCTCTCCAGGGCCATCAACGAGGCCGCCCGCGGCCTCTTGCCCGCCGAGCCCACCATTTCGTTCGACGTCCCCTCGGCGCTCGACCCGGCGCGGGTGCCCCCCGGGAAGGCCGTGGCGCGCCTGCAGATGCTGGAAGTGCCGCGCCGCGCGCGGGGCGACGCGGCTGGGCTCATCGACGTGGGCGACGGGGTCTGGAACGACGACCTCAAGAATCGCTTCGCGGACCGCGTGCTCGAGATCGCGGCGAAACACGTGCCCAACCTGAAGAGCTCCATCCTGGCGCGGCGCGTGATCGGGCCCGCCGATCTGGCTCGATTCAACCCCAATGCGGGCGATGGTGATCCTTATGGCGGCGCGCACGACCTCGCGCAGAGCTACTTCCTGCGCCCGATCGCCGGCCAGCCGAGCCATCGCACGCAGGTGCCGAACCTGTACATGATCGGCGCGGCCACGTGGCCCGGCCACGGCGTCGGCGGCGGCTCGGGCTACATCGTGGCGAAGCAGCTCCTCGCGTGA
- a CDS encoding FG-GAP-like repeat-containing protein codes for MTGMRSFHRSMSRRGKPLLSLLLASSVSLAAASCGDDGKPGGRTGGSTTGGTRNTTCEKGESKGEVMAPEYKMTLKGETSWFASPVVRDLDGDGKRELIAAYYSVFVHDAEGNVLAKAEGGEGRVYAPHVVADLEGDGLVDIVYGSDHEVWAYEWKDKTLVQKAGFPVSTTTADNAPEVRGMAAGDLDGDGALEIVVTTTQTASTENGGAQVFAFRADGSLHQPAGLAFPAWPRYNNLTGAGNDADRNGMGHAGYGCYGLNVAIGNIDDDPELEVLATYDNHHIQAFNHDGVAVDAAPFFTNRGSEWDGQRLTWGQFIRWADPKVEADHYNLHTGEWPHPSFAEWLQWTASPPNVVDLDLDGKNEVLGVPNIEKNEPYETQAYAIMVLEGAHGDGSRSAMRKPGWETLPRGEKPIEVEGYYPPGGVPAATTVNIQGDDKPEIVAPFNDGFVYAFGADAKQIWRFNYTHGKSIMFATEVVVADLNQDGSPELLFATYGDPDVLDSGYLVVLGADGTLLHDVPLHNTGQQNGNGNGAPAAPAVGDLDGDGQLEIFVQTFEHGLDVFTVPGSAENCLLWSTARGGPLRMGQPNGD; via the coding sequence ATGACCGGCATGCGCTCATTCCATCGCTCGATGTCCCGGCGGGGCAAACCCCTGCTCTCCTTGCTCCTCGCCTCGAGCGTCTCGCTCGCGGCGGCCTCCTGCGGCGACGACGGCAAGCCCGGCGGCAGGACGGGCGGCTCGACGACGGGCGGCACGCGGAACACCACGTGCGAGAAGGGCGAGAGCAAGGGCGAGGTGATGGCGCCCGAATACAAGATGACGCTCAAAGGGGAGACGAGCTGGTTCGCCTCGCCCGTGGTGCGTGACCTCGACGGCGACGGGAAACGTGAGCTCATCGCGGCGTATTATTCGGTCTTCGTGCACGACGCGGAGGGCAACGTACTCGCGAAGGCCGAGGGCGGCGAGGGGCGCGTCTATGCCCCACACGTCGTCGCCGACCTCGAAGGCGACGGGCTCGTGGACATCGTGTACGGCAGCGATCACGAGGTCTGGGCTTACGAGTGGAAGGACAAGACGCTCGTGCAAAAAGCGGGGTTCCCCGTCAGCACGACGACGGCGGACAACGCGCCCGAGGTGCGCGGCATGGCCGCGGGGGACCTCGACGGCGACGGCGCGCTCGAGATCGTCGTGACCACGACCCAGACGGCGAGCACGGAGAACGGCGGCGCGCAGGTCTTCGCCTTCCGCGCCGACGGATCGCTGCACCAGCCGGCGGGGCTCGCTTTCCCGGCGTGGCCCCGCTACAACAACCTCACGGGCGCGGGGAACGACGCCGATCGGAATGGCATGGGCCACGCGGGATACGGCTGCTATGGGCTCAACGTGGCGATCGGGAACATCGACGACGACCCGGAGCTCGAGGTGCTCGCGACCTACGACAACCACCACATCCAGGCCTTCAACCACGACGGCGTGGCCGTCGACGCCGCGCCGTTCTTCACGAACCGCGGCAGCGAGTGGGACGGCCAGCGTTTGACCTGGGGCCAGTTCATCCGCTGGGCCGATCCGAAGGTCGAGGCGGACCATTACAACCTGCACACGGGCGAGTGGCCGCACCCCTCGTTCGCCGAGTGGCTGCAATGGACGGCGTCACCGCCGAACGTGGTCGACCTCGACCTCGACGGGAAAAACGAGGTGCTGGGCGTGCCGAACATCGAGAAAAACGAGCCGTACGAGACGCAGGCCTACGCGATCATGGTGCTCGAAGGCGCGCACGGCGACGGGAGCCGCTCGGCCATGCGAAAGCCGGGCTGGGAGACCTTGCCGCGCGGGGAAAAACCGATCGAGGTGGAAGGTTATTACCCGCCCGGCGGCGTGCCGGCGGCGACGACCGTGAACATCCAGGGTGACGACAAACCCGAGATCGTGGCGCCGTTCAACGACGGGTTCGTCTATGCGTTCGGCGCGGACGCGAAGCAGATCTGGCGCTTCAATTACACGCACGGAAAATCGATCATGTTCGCGACCGAGGTGGTCGTGGCCGACCTGAACCAGGACGGCTCGCCCGAGCTGCTCTTCGCCACGTACGGCGATCCGGACGTGCTCGACTCGGGGTACCTCGTGGTCCTCGGCGCGGACGGGACGCTCCTGCACGACGTGCCGCTCCACAACACGGGCCAGCAAAATGGCAATGGCAACGGCGCGCCCGCGGCGCCGGCCGTCGGGGACCTCGACGGCGACGGGCAGCTCGAGATCTTCGTGCAGACATTCGAACACGGCCTCGACGTCTTCACCGTGCCCGGATCGGCCGAGAATTGCCTGCTCTGGTCCACCGCGCGCGGCGGGCCGCTCCGCATGGGGCAGCCGAACGGGGATTGA
- a CDS encoding potassium channel family protein: MTAPRRDPEEAALSALAQIAAGLVSTPGAQGGALGYSTWKQGFRELVLRDPLDTLLVSVLGGAYLFWLAEKDQNPRCRTFWDAAVFVSTCLSVGYDNKFPHTESGKALATFLMTFGPGVAARAFTPPAMGRQNSVEAATPPAVVAGTAESIALQKAILARLDAILTELQGRSSERDARG, from the coding sequence ATGACCGCGCCGCGCCGAGATCCCGAAGAGGCCGCGCTCTCTGCGCTCGCGCAGATCGCGGCGGGCCTCGTCTCGACCCCGGGCGCGCAGGGCGGCGCGCTCGGGTACTCCACGTGGAAGCAGGGGTTTCGTGAGCTCGTGCTGCGCGACCCGCTCGACACGCTGCTCGTCTCCGTGCTCGGCGGGGCTTACCTCTTCTGGCTCGCCGAGAAGGATCAAAACCCGCGGTGCCGCACGTTCTGGGACGCCGCGGTGTTCGTCTCGACCTGCCTCTCGGTGGGTTATGACAACAAGTTCCCGCACACCGAATCGGGCAAGGCGCTCGCGACCTTCCTCATGACGTTTGGCCCGGGCGTCGCGGCGAGGGCGTTCACGCCGCCCGCTATGGGCCGGCAAAATTCCGTCGAAGCGGCGACCCCTCCGGCTGTGGTGGCCGGTACGGCGGAGTCAATCGCCCTGCAAAAAGCCATTCTCGCTCGACTCGACGCGATCCTCACCGAGCTCCAGGGCCGCTCGTCCGAGCGGGACGCGCGGGGCTGA
- the rseP gene encoding RIP metalloprotease RseP yields the protein MDLLYFALLCSVLIFVHELGHFVWAKIFGVKVLTFSIGFGPKVLRFRGRETEYCVGLLPLGGFVKMLEENRQEPVLPEDRKRTFEAQALWKRVIIVIAGPAMNILFPVLLYFSVFVGETRFSPPTVGFVLPGHPAEGKLAPGDRVLEVDGERISTFAELARIIGESPGKELRLKVFRDNEHVEVVVVPEEKVVRKPLDIVEKVGEIGIKPSRPAAVVGISRPDSPAYRAGLRTFDLVTEVRGRPVKTFADLETALSENHGETVPVTYLRPVKVPRAFGGLAEMAVYESGVAALTPEGGHGDLEERTGLESADLYVFDVAEGSAEWSADMRPGDRIVEVDQAAVTAWATFLERLLVAPDRPHTVTWLRGGVKKSGTILLRREDWIDEYGQHRPRYFVRASNWSPVMPEAYVEHASLLPFALRSALDETYDVIRFIVVGIVRIVEGKVSISTLGGPITVYDVVGEEGSKGVSYFVWAMAVISINLGLINLLPIPVLDGGHLLFFMFEAVSRRPLPLRVREIASLVGLLVLFVLMGVAFKNDVERRWDVIQGQLRELVD from the coding sequence GTGGATCTGCTCTACTTCGCGCTTCTCTGCTCCGTGCTCATCTTCGTGCACGAGCTCGGCCACTTCGTGTGGGCGAAGATCTTCGGCGTGAAGGTGCTCACGTTCTCGATCGGCTTCGGGCCGAAGGTGCTCCGGTTTCGAGGACGAGAGACGGAGTATTGCGTGGGGCTCCTGCCCCTCGGCGGCTTCGTGAAGATGCTGGAGGAGAACCGGCAGGAGCCGGTGCTGCCTGAGGATCGGAAGCGTACGTTCGAGGCGCAGGCGCTCTGGAAACGGGTGATCATCGTCATCGCGGGCCCGGCGATGAACATCCTGTTCCCGGTCCTCCTGTATTTCTCCGTTTTCGTGGGCGAGACACGTTTCTCGCCCCCGACGGTCGGCTTCGTTTTGCCCGGACACCCGGCGGAGGGGAAACTCGCGCCGGGGGATCGGGTGCTCGAGGTGGACGGCGAGCGAATCTCGACGTTCGCCGAGCTCGCGCGCATCATCGGGGAGAGCCCGGGCAAAGAGCTTCGCCTCAAGGTGTTTCGCGACAACGAGCACGTCGAGGTCGTGGTGGTGCCGGAGGAGAAGGTCGTCCGGAAGCCGCTCGACATCGTGGAGAAGGTCGGCGAAATCGGCATCAAGCCGAGCCGGCCCGCGGCGGTGGTGGGGATCTCGCGGCCGGATTCGCCGGCGTATCGCGCAGGCCTGCGGACGTTCGACCTCGTGACCGAGGTGCGGGGCCGGCCGGTGAAGACGTTCGCGGACCTGGAGACGGCGCTTTCGGAGAACCACGGCGAGACGGTGCCGGTGACGTATCTGCGCCCGGTGAAGGTGCCACGCGCGTTCGGCGGGCTCGCGGAGATGGCGGTCTACGAGTCGGGCGTGGCGGCGCTGACGCCGGAGGGCGGACACGGCGACCTGGAGGAGCGGACGGGGCTCGAATCGGCGGACCTCTACGTATTCGACGTGGCCGAGGGTTCGGCGGAGTGGAGCGCGGACATGCGGCCGGGGGATCGTATCGTGGAGGTCGATCAGGCCGCGGTGACGGCGTGGGCGACGTTCCTCGAGCGATTGCTGGTGGCGCCGGATCGGCCACACACGGTGACGTGGCTCCGGGGCGGGGTGAAGAAGAGCGGGACCATTCTCTTGCGGCGCGAGGACTGGATCGACGAATACGGCCAGCATCGGCCGCGGTATTTCGTGCGGGCGTCGAACTGGTCGCCGGTGATGCCGGAGGCGTACGTGGAGCACGCGTCGCTCCTGCCGTTCGCGCTCCGGAGCGCGCTCGACGAGACGTACGACGTGATCCGGTTCATCGTGGTGGGGATCGTGCGGATCGTCGAGGGCAAGGTGAGCATCTCGACGCTCGGCGGGCCGATCACGGTCTACGACGTGGTCGGCGAGGAGGGCTCGAAGGGCGTCTCGTACTTCGTGTGGGCGATGGCCGTGATTTCCATCAACCTCGGGCTCATCAACCTCTTGCCGATCCCGGTGCTCGACGGCGGGCACCTCCTGTTTTTCATGTTCGAGGCGGTGTCACGGCGGCCTCTGCCGCTCCGGGTGCGAGAAATCGCGAGCCTCGTGGGCCTGCTCGTGCTCTTTGTGTTGATGGGGGTCGCGTTCAAGAATGACGTGGAGCGACGGTGGGACGTGATTCAAGGGCAGTTGAGGGAGCTCGTTGATTAG
- a CDS encoding glycosyltransferase family 4 protein codes for MRLLIVSYAFPPVGGVAVQRVTKFAKYLPSCGVETTVLTAENPSVPIRDESLLRDVPAEVKVVRVRTLEPSYEKKAAVWRGAASKGRLSGARRALARFASAALVPDPQVLWLPAAAPAIRRLSADVDAVLVSGPPFSPFLLGPLARVPFILDYRDEWRTAATYEMHGGPLLARAIDAIEPALVRRAARILTATDTFRENLLARYRDLDEGRVVTLTNGYDPDDFAHVRGAPPPLPYAPGRKLVATYAGTTFWHTSPRGLFAGLRLLAERAPRLADLFDIRFVGRVVDTERAVFEADPLPMVRHLGFRPHDEALSLLAESHLALVIVDDIPGNAAIYPGKIFDIMAVGRPCLALAPEGALSRLVERHRLGRVVHPREPAAIAEALEDVAKTFQRGEPLLSARPEGLEPYHRRAIAGRLAEVLRDIVDRQKQPSAPSAA; via the coding sequence TTGCGCCTGCTCATCGTCTCGTACGCTTTTCCGCCCGTCGGCGGCGTCGCCGTCCAGCGCGTCACCAAGTTCGCCAAGTACCTGCCTTCCTGCGGCGTCGAGACCACCGTGCTCACGGCGGAAAACCCGTCCGTCCCCATCCGGGACGAATCCTTGCTGCGCGACGTCCCGGCCGAAGTGAAGGTCGTCCGCGTACGCACCCTCGAGCCGAGTTACGAGAAAAAAGCCGCCGTCTGGCGCGGCGCCGCCTCCAAGGGCCGCCTCTCGGGGGCGCGCCGCGCCCTCGCGCGCTTTGCCTCCGCCGCGCTCGTCCCCGACCCGCAGGTCCTCTGGCTGCCCGCGGCCGCCCCGGCGATCCGCCGCCTCTCGGCGGACGTCGACGCCGTCCTCGTCAGCGGCCCGCCCTTTTCGCCGTTTTTGCTCGGCCCGCTCGCGCGTGTCCCGTTCATCCTCGACTATCGTGACGAATGGCGCACGGCGGCCACCTACGAAATGCACGGCGGGCCGCTCCTCGCCCGCGCGATCGACGCGATCGAGCCCGCCCTCGTCCGGCGCGCCGCGCGGATCCTCACGGCGACCGATACGTTCCGCGAGAACCTGCTCGCGCGGTATCGCGACCTCGACGAGGGCCGCGTCGTCACCTTGACGAACGGCTACGATCCGGACGATTTCGCCCACGTCCGCGGCGCGCCTCCACCGCTCCCGTATGCGCCGGGGCGCAAGCTCGTCGCCACCTATGCCGGGACGACCTTCTGGCATACCTCGCCGCGTGGTCTCTTCGCCGGGCTCCGCCTCCTCGCCGAGCGCGCGCCGAGGCTCGCGGACCTCTTCGACATCCGGTTCGTCGGCCGCGTCGTCGACACCGAGCGCGCCGTCTTCGAGGCGGATCCGCTGCCCATGGTCCGCCACCTCGGCTTCCGCCCGCACGACGAGGCGCTCTCGCTCCTCGCCGAGAGCCACCTCGCGCTGGTGATCGTCGACGACATCCCCGGCAATGCGGCCATTTATCCGGGCAAGATCTTCGACATCATGGCCGTCGGTCGGCCTTGCCTCGCGCTCGCGCCCGAGGGCGCGCTCTCGCGCCTCGTCGAGCGGCATCGGCTCGGCCGCGTCGTGCACCCGCGCGAGCCTGCCGCCATTGCCGAGGCGCTCGAGGACGTCGCAAAGACGTTCCAGCGCGGCGAGCCGCTCCTCTCCGCCCGGCCCGAGGGCCTCGAACCTTATCACCGCCGCGCGATCGCTGGCCGCCTCGCCGAGGTCCTCCGCGACATCGTCGATCGGCAAAAACAGCCGAGCGCGCCCTCCGCGGCTTGA
- a CDS encoding APC family permease, with product MSVSTLGDSAAAQAPSLRRRLTLFDVLCIGVNATVGSGVFALPDDMHRVMGGFSPLSFALCALLLMPVALCFAELAGRHAETGGTYLYARNAFGDQAGFLVGWFCWANTFVSWAANASLFVELVGIRGPFVGSIGAAAVVVALGVVNYFGVKPGAWVVNAMTIGKIGAILCFLVVAASLFDPSRLGGKLPLGALGVGQGVYLALFPLQGFEVTPIPAGETQNPQRNVPLGTLGALSISALLFIVVQAVLVSVYPKIGEPSGQPLVDAAKFVGPTIGAIVVAGSLLSVGGFTAGSALGSPRYAQAIAAHGLMPAGLARVHGRWGTPHVAIFWTTAITAVLAFFFDYRRLVGMSNITIVIQYLFTCLAVPVLRKKDGESQGFRVPGGKIIPFVGAAGSVGLLAGAEKPEFLFAAATLVLGILVAVGTKKITSAPRS from the coding sequence ATGAGCGTCTCCACTCTCGGCGACTCTGCCGCAGCCCAGGCGCCCTCGCTGCGGCGCAGGCTCACGTTGTTCGACGTCCTCTGCATCGGCGTGAACGCCACGGTGGGATCGGGCGTGTTCGCGCTGCCCGACGACATGCACCGGGTGATGGGCGGGTTCTCCCCGCTCTCGTTCGCGCTCTGCGCGCTGCTCCTGATGCCGGTGGCCCTCTGCTTCGCCGAGCTCGCGGGCAGGCACGCCGAGACGGGCGGGACGTACCTTTATGCGCGTAATGCGTTCGGGGACCAGGCCGGCTTCCTCGTCGGGTGGTTTTGCTGGGCGAACACGTTCGTGAGCTGGGCGGCGAACGCGAGCCTCTTCGTGGAGCTCGTCGGGATCCGCGGGCCGTTCGTGGGATCAATCGGGGCCGCGGCGGTCGTGGTGGCGCTCGGGGTCGTGAATTATTTCGGCGTGAAGCCGGGCGCGTGGGTTGTGAACGCGATGACGATCGGCAAGATCGGCGCGATCCTGTGTTTCCTCGTGGTCGCGGCGTCGCTCTTCGATCCGTCGCGGCTCGGGGGAAAACTCCCGCTCGGCGCGCTCGGCGTGGGGCAAGGCGTGTATCTCGCGCTCTTCCCGCTGCAGGGTTTCGAGGTGACGCCGATCCCGGCGGGCGAGACGCAAAACCCACAACGAAACGTGCCGCTCGGGACGCTCGGGGCGCTGTCGATCTCGGCGCTGCTGTTCATCGTGGTGCAGGCGGTGCTCGTGTCGGTGTATCCGAAGATCGGCGAGCCGTCGGGCCAGCCGCTCGTCGACGCGGCGAAATTCGTGGGGCCGACGATCGGCGCGATCGTGGTCGCCGGCAGCCTGCTCTCGGTCGGAGGATTCACGGCGGGCAGCGCGCTCGGGTCGCCGCGATATGCGCAGGCGATCGCGGCGCATGGCCTCATGCCCGCGGGGCTCGCGCGGGTCCACGGGCGCTGGGGGACGCCACACGTGGCGATCTTCTGGACGACGGCGATCACGGCGGTGCTCGCGTTTTTCTTCGATTATCGGCGCCTCGTGGGGATGAGCAACATCACGATCGTGATCCAGTACCTCTTCACGTGCCTCGCGGTGCCGGTGCTGCGGAAGAAGGACGGCGAATCGCAGGGCTTCCGGGTGCCAGGCGGGAAGATCATTCCTTTCGTCGGGGCGGCGGGATCGGTCGGGCTGCTCGCCGGCGCGGAGAAGCCGGAGTTCTTGTTCGCCGCGGCGACGCTCGTGCTCGGGATCCTGGTCGCGGTGGGCACGAAAAAGATCACGAGCGCGCCTCGCTCGTGA
- a CDS encoding RsmB/NOP family class I SAM-dependent RNA methyltransferase: MISEARIIAARVLARVWSTEAFAAAALDAELGRHAGMDPRDAGLATELVYGVLRTEGALVARLSAMTPKGKLDLPSPIARAHVLMAAYAICFLDRVPAFAAVNEAVGAIRSEGDTRTGSFANAILRKLSAEIEAKGRPSLTEAASASAPGWLRGSLRRSLGRSAAEAYLSAGPVPPPLGLSVSLAEDRAAWIARLRQVCPDGTFEEGQASPRAILVRGAGDVRRLPGVGTAWIVQEEGAQVVALALGAKRGERVLDACAGRGNKTWLLADEVGPEGAVDAADLYAQKLDRLKEGPAGRGARKTYAVDWAARTGAFEEVPRDYDRVLVDAPCSGVGTLRRRPEIALRRTADDVKRLSELQIAIVRNAATRVKDGGRLVFAVCSVLREEAEEVVERLVTEDAGTGVRLEKAPIEAELLPGIVGEGAASFRLLPHVQGTDGYFVGGFLVRRG; the protein is encoded by the coding sequence TTGATTAGCGAGGCGAGGATCATCGCGGCCCGGGTGCTCGCGCGGGTGTGGAGCACGGAGGCGTTCGCGGCCGCGGCGCTCGACGCCGAGCTCGGGCGGCACGCGGGGATGGATCCGCGCGACGCCGGGCTCGCGACCGAGCTCGTGTACGGCGTTTTGCGGACCGAAGGCGCGCTCGTCGCGAGGCTCTCGGCGATGACGCCGAAAGGCAAGCTCGACCTGCCCTCGCCGATCGCGCGGGCGCACGTGCTCATGGCGGCGTACGCGATCTGCTTCCTCGACCGGGTGCCGGCGTTCGCCGCGGTGAACGAGGCCGTGGGGGCGATCCGGTCGGAGGGGGACACGCGGACGGGGTCGTTCGCGAATGCGATCTTGCGGAAGCTGTCGGCAGAGATCGAGGCGAAGGGGCGGCCCTCGCTGACGGAGGCGGCGAGCGCGTCGGCGCCGGGCTGGCTGCGCGGTTCGCTACGGCGATCGCTCGGGCGGAGCGCGGCGGAGGCCTATCTCTCGGCGGGCCCGGTGCCTCCGCCCCTGGGTTTGTCGGTCTCGCTCGCGGAGGATCGGGCGGCGTGGATCGCTCGATTGCGTCAAGTTTGTCCGGACGGCACATTCGAGGAGGGGCAGGCCTCGCCACGGGCGATCCTGGTGCGCGGCGCCGGAGACGTGCGGCGATTGCCGGGCGTGGGTACGGCGTGGATCGTGCAGGAGGAAGGGGCGCAGGTGGTGGCGCTCGCGCTCGGGGCGAAGCGGGGCGAGCGGGTGCTCGACGCGTGCGCGGGGCGAGGAAACAAGACGTGGCTGCTCGCGGACGAGGTGGGGCCCGAGGGCGCGGTGGACGCGGCGGATCTGTACGCGCAGAAGCTCGATCGATTGAAGGAGGGGCCGGCTGGGAGAGGCGCTCGGAAGACGTACGCGGTCGACTGGGCGGCGAGGACGGGGGCGTTCGAGGAGGTGCCGCGTGATTACGATCGGGTGCTGGTGGACGCGCCGTGCTCGGGGGTGGGGACGCTCCGGAGGCGGCCGGAGATCGCGCTGCGGCGGACGGCAGACGACGTGAAGCGTTTGTCGGAGCTCCAGATTGCGATCGTGCGAAACGCGGCGACGCGGGTGAAGGACGGGGGGCGGCTCGTGTTCGCGGTGTGCAGCGTGCTCCGGGAGGAGGCCGAGGAGGTGGTGGAGCGGCTCGTCACGGAGGACGCGGGGACGGGGGTGCGGCTGGAGAAGGCGCCGATCGAGGCGGAGCTCCTGCCGGGGATCGTGGGCGAGGGGGCGGCGAGCTTCCGGCTCTTGCCGCACGTGCAGGGGACGGATGGGTATTTCGTGGGGGGGTTTTTGGTGCGGAGAGGCTGA
- a CDS encoding FAD-dependent oxidoreductase — MSLSATNGAGRHAIVLGGGIAGLVAARVLTDHFDRVTVLERDKPGSEGAFRAGVPQSRHAHVLLAKGHACVEQLFPGIGDEMEAAGAPLYDVGERCISIYPQGRLLRRRAGVELRLTSRMFRERLIRRRVVEGGRVSFREGVVVQGLVPEGCGVAGVRIRNVEGGAESTVFADLVVAACGREAPVVDWLVALGYPAPREVVVDAGLSYSSRWYRFPRDRRDFYAVAELPGAPDRPRGGVAFMTEHDTWVVTLMGTSRIRTPTDESSFNVWVRALDNPHIHELITEAEPISPIYGYARTDNRRRLFDRMPSFPERFVVLGDAAASLNPLYGQGMTVGALGALELGACLEEQRERVGGRSLTGLSRRFQRCLARMQEPAWVMATAEDFRWPGTSGERPGPAQKVAEAYFNIILRLATRDPVVHTAMLRVTHMVDPMSELFRPDIVSRVLECSTRPVRKAVGALVEQVAR, encoded by the coding sequence ATGTCCCTTTCCGCAACGAATGGAGCCGGCCGGCACGCCATCGTCCTGGGTGGTGGTATCGCCGGGCTCGTCGCGGCGCGCGTGCTCACGGACCATTTCGATCGTGTCACCGTGCTGGAGCGCGACAAACCCGGGTCGGAGGGGGCTTTTCGCGCGGGGGTCCCTCAGAGTCGCCATGCCCATGTCCTGCTCGCCAAAGGGCACGCGTGCGTCGAGCAGCTCTTCCCCGGCATCGGCGACGAAATGGAGGCGGCGGGAGCGCCTCTTTACGATGTCGGCGAGCGCTGCATCTCGATATACCCCCAAGGACGCCTCCTGCGGCGCCGCGCCGGCGTCGAGCTGCGCCTGACGAGCCGCATGTTCCGGGAGCGGCTCATACGCCGCCGTGTCGTCGAAGGAGGTCGCGTCTCCTTCCGGGAGGGTGTCGTCGTGCAGGGCCTCGTCCCCGAGGGATGCGGCGTCGCGGGCGTACGGATTCGAAACGTCGAAGGTGGCGCCGAATCGACGGTCTTCGCCGATCTCGTCGTGGCGGCGTGTGGCCGTGAAGCCCCGGTCGTCGACTGGCTCGTCGCGCTCGGTTATCCGGCGCCTCGTGAGGTCGTGGTGGACGCGGGGCTCTCCTATTCCAGCCGCTGGTATCGTTTCCCGCGTGATCGCCGCGATTTTTACGCCGTGGCCGAGCTCCCCGGGGCCCCCGATCGTCCACGCGGCGGCGTCGCCTTCATGACGGAGCACGACACGTGGGTCGTGACGCTGATGGGTACGTCCAGGATCCGGACGCCGACGGACGAAAGCAGCTTCAATGTCTGGGTGCGCGCGCTCGACAACCCGCACATCCACGAGCTCATCACGGAGGCCGAGCCCATCTCACCGATTTACGGTTATGCGCGGACCGACAACCGCCGACGCCTGTTCGATCGAATGCCGAGTTTCCCCGAGCGTTTCGTGGTCCTCGGCGATGCCGCTGCCTCGCTGAACCCGCTCTATGGCCAGGGCATGACGGTAGGCGCGCTCGGCGCGCTCGAGCTCGGGGCCTGCCTCGAAGAGCAGCGCGAGCGCGTGGGGGGGCGGAGCCTGACGGGGTTGTCCAGGCGATTCCAGCGTTGCCTCGCGCGCATGCAGGAGCCGGCGTGGGTGATGGCGACGGCGGAGGATTTTCGATGGCCCGGGACCTCGGGGGAACGACCGGGGCCTGCGCAGAAGGTCGCCGAGGCTTATTTCAACATCATCCTTCGGCTCGCGACGAGGGATCCCGTGGTGCACACGGCGATGCTCCGCGTGACGCACATGGTCGATCCGATGTCGGAGCTGTTCCGCCCGGACATCGTGAGCCGGGTGCTCGAATGCTCGACGCGGCCGGTGCGGAAAGCGGTGGGGGCGCTCGTGGAGCAGGTCGCGAGGTAG